The sequence ATTGACAGTTTTGACACTGTCTAGAATTGTCAAGGATGTAAGATAACACTTCGCATAGCTTCTTGATATAATATTTATAGATTGAAAACAATATAATGCATGGAACATAATCAATGAGTAAATAATGGGAAATGCAGTAAATCAAGAATGGTTAGAATATGATAGTGTCTTTCTGCAAGTTAGCTAAGTAATCAGAAGTATTGCCTAATATCCAAATAATGATCAAAACCGAATTCTGGTTAACCAGCCATATGTGGTTAACACATCTAAAGTTACACATGCGCAGATGTGAACGGGGAGACCGGCCCGCAGCCTCCACCTTCTGCAAAATGTACCGCTTGTCATTCCTCTGCACcggtcgaggatcttgacactactgggGCGACTGGTGAGGACGCGGTCCCGTGCCACCTTCAGTTCCagtagctgtagtttcctccgcaatgacctgttttctttctggctttgagttatttccaaacgaaacactgcatagtcgtcgtctacgagtttacagacttctgccacggctgcattcgctaacacctccatgatggaggctatttgcGTGTGAAAAGccatacagttagccattgttagcagCTAGCTAGTCAACGTCCGCGTTACCTAGATAACATCTATCAACCAAGTCCTGTTTCAAACGCGAATTAAACACTATATGGGGTAAGTAGGCGATGCTGTGGAGTTCAATGGGGCATATTGAGTTCCAGGATGTTAATAAACGTCTAAATAACAACAAGAAACGCTAACTTGAAAATTGTTACTGTTCCCTTCCGTTTACGATTCTTCTTCAGTGGTTTTCAAATGGCGGTTGACAACCAACTTTAATGATGCATTTCCGCCACCGTCTGGAGTGTGGATCAGAGATAGGGAAGGTTTAAAGTTGAACCCTAACCAATTAAACCCTCCTCCCTAAGGAAACGAAATATATaattagcactcacttccgtcatcatgaagtctcactccaatttgcttaccgcccaaataggtccacagacaatgcaatctcaaccacactgccctaacccatctggacaagaggaatacctatgtgagaatgctgttcatcgactacagctcagcatttaacaccatagtaccctctaaactcgtcatcaagctcgagaccctgggtctcgaccccgccctgtgcaactgggtactggacatcctgacgggccgcccccaggtggtgagggtaggtaacaacatctccaccccgctgatcctcaacactggggccccacaagggtgcgttctgagccctctcctgtactccctgttcacccacgactgcgtggccacgcacgcctccaactcaatcatcaagtttgcggacgacacaacagtggtaggcttgattaccaacaacgacgagactacaggcaggaggtgagggccctcggagtgtggtgtcaggaaaataacctcacactcaacgtcaacaaaactaaggagatgattgtggacttcaggaaacagcagagggaacacccccctatccacatcgatggaacagtagtggagagggtagtaagttttaagttcctcggcgtacacatcacagacaaactgaattggtccacccacacagacagcatcgtgaagaaggcgcagcagcgcctcttaaacctctggaggctgaagaaatttggcttgtcaccaaaagcactcacaaacttctacagatgcacaatcgagagcatcctgtcgggctgtatcaccgcctggtacggcaactgctccgcccacaaccgtaaggctctccagagggtagtgaggtctgcacaacgcatcaccgggggcaaactacctgccctccaggacacctacaccacccaatgtcacaggaaggccataaagatcatcaaggacaacaacctcccgagccactgcctgttcaccccgctatcgtccagaaggcgaggtcagtacaggtgcatcaaagctgggaccgagagactgaaaaacagcttctatctcaaggccatcagactgttaaacagccaccactaacattgagtggctgctgccaacacactgactcaactccagccactttaataatgggaattgatgaaaaatatatcactagccactttaaacaatgctacttaatataatgtttacataccctacattatttatctcatatgtatacgtatgtactgtactctatatcatctactgcatctttatgtaatacatgtatcactagccactttaaactatgccactttgtttacatactcatctcatatgtatatactgtactcgataccatctactgcatcttgcctatgccgctctgtaccatcactcattcatatatctttatgtacatattctttatccctttacacttatgtgtataaggtagtagttttggaattgttagctagattacttgttggttattactgcattgtcggaactagaagcacaagcatttcgctacactcgcattaacatctgctaaccatgtgtatgtgacaaataaaatttgattttttaATTCAATACAATATCACATTAAGGTTTTCTTAACAGTTCAATAAAACGTGGCTCCTCAATACCATTATTCCTTAAGAAACTGTCCCTTTCCCTTCCATATCAATGTCGCTGAAATAGAATGTgttccactgtctccatctccctctgcctGTGATTTAACTTCCCAGTTGGATGTTTCCCTACTAATTTCAAAGTGCTGTTGAACCTGATGAGTCTCAGCCTTGTGATTACATCTTCGTCTCTTCTCTCTGGACCTGAGGACCTCCCTGCCCCCACCttttcctggatcttatacaggtgtCTTTCCCTTCCTCAACTCAtaccattttattttttttacaactgtTCTTATTTATCCATTGGTCTCTGCTTTACTTAAGAGAAATTATCTTATTGGTTGGTGTAATAGAACAAAGGGAGTGGTTAAATGAAAAAGGTATgcagtgtttaaaaaaatatatggtaCTGcctattacattacacataaaatCTCTTATGATCAGTATCTTTCAAGCTCAGAGAAGACTTGTTTTGAAAGAAGACTGTGTTAACAAGAATAGAGTTGAAAATTAACGAGGTTACCGGTTTCTACCCCTGCCGTGGGTGTGCGGCATATAGGGACTCCTGTATTAAACTGAGCGAATTCAGTAGCTCTGCCACTGGTAAACAATACACTATGAAACAGTTCTTCACATGGGCCAAACCAATAAACAGAACACGTATTATAGAACACAGGAGTTGTGTAAGGAGAAATGACCCTAAATCCCCAATAGCACTTCATTTCTCAAAGGCCGGTCACCCAGTCTCCTCCATGTCCTTCTGTACAGAAGACAAATTGTTCACATAGGGGTGGTAATCTTGAACTGAGTGTTctccagatcaaatcaaatttatttatatagcccttcgtacatcagctgatatctcaaagtgctgtacagaaacccagcctaaaaccccaaacagcaagcaatgcaggtgtagaagcacggtggctaggaaaaactccctagaaaggctatgtggggtggccagtcctcttctggctgtgccaggtggagattataacagaacatggccaagatgttcaaatgttcataaatgaccagcatggtcgaataataataaggcagaacagttgaaactggagcagcagcacagtcaggtggaagttgaaactggagcagcagcatggccaggtggactggggacagcaaggagtcatcatgtcaggtagtcctggggcatggtcctagggctcaggtcagttgaaactggaacagcagcatggccaggtggactggggacagcaaggagtcatcatgtcaggtagtcctgggcatggtcctagggctcaggtcctccgagagagagaaagaaagagagaaggagagaattagagaacgcacacttagattcacacaggacaccgaataggacaggagaagtactccagatataacaaactgatcccagccccccgacacataaactactgcagcataaatactggaagctcCAGACAGAATACAGGTGGATGTTCTAAAAACTCTCCACCTATCAGGCATGAACGAAGAATCGTTATTGAAGTGTTTTCTGTAAGTTTTACTGGAGCATGATACCCCCATCTAGTGTTTTCTTTCAAGCTCCCTACTCTATATTCTGTTTTTCTACAACCCTGTGTTATTTATTCTGAGGAAAGGTTCACATGGTATTTCTAAAAGCAATAATTGattatgtttctctgtctgcttaTATACACAATCTATTAGTTTCGTGCATTCTATTGTATAAGGTACTGATTTAATGTATTTTCTTTCTTGATCAAGTGACACATGCAATTATCCTTGAAATCGAAGTCAGAGGTGTGTGTGCCGATCATTTAAGTCGCGAATCAAACTCatgtgtctgcgggttttcgctcctcccttgtacttgattgatgaagtaaggtcactaattagtaaagaactccccacacctaattgaaaggaaaaaacaaaaaccaacATACACTAGGCCAGAGGTACTCagctcttaccctacgaggtctggagcctgctggttttctgtttaacctgataattaattgcacacacctgatgtcccaggtctaaatcagtctctGATTCGAGGGGATCAATTAAAAGTGCAGTGGCACTGTCTTCAAGGATCAGAGTTGAATTTGAGggcactaggccctccatggaatgagtttgatgcCTCTGATTTACACTGATGATGGCTTGATGGGGAAGCGTTTTGTTTTCATCttttcactatatatatattttttttttgcatttattCCTCTTTTTTGACAGTGTCAGAGTCTACATCTCTTGCAATAATTACCCTCCTAAACCAAAGTTAAAAGGACATACACTCCTCAGTttgtagagaccagtcagtctggAATATCAAGTACAGGGTTGCATTTGTTCATGTTTAATATTTCACCCCAGTCATCACAAGACCTGAAGCCTTCATGCCATTTTCTGCAAACAGCTTGAGGTCAAGGACTGTTTGTAACGATCCCATAACACAGATGATAGATAAGCTTGTGTGCTCTGAGATTTTGCATAACAGAAACAGTTGAGGGGCTTGACTTGAGCATGTTTTGGTCATTATTGCATTGATGAACACAGTGAAGTACATCAGTTTAAATACATCCAACTTTGTGTGTAACCAGgattccatccaacctttttatgtgagAAAAGTACATTGGATAATAAATGTCAaaacaggcctgatggaaacagcaaatCTGGCGGTAAACTCTCCAAATGTCAACATAACAAAATAGGCTAGACAAGGAGGGACCTTTTTGTGTCATTAAAATGTATTCTGCGACAAATGGCGGTGGAAccccaaatattgatataataaccagcATATCATATAAGTGAACTTGGAGGACACGAAAAACACGATGTGTTGTCTGGTATTCTCACTACGGCTcgagaaagcatgcagtttatcgagctgacaaggtaaaaatctgtcactctgcctctgaacaaggcggttaacccactgttgtaaataagaatttgttcttaactgacttgcctaaaggttcaaaaacatttttaaatgaaCGGTGAGCTTGATGCTATTTTCAATTAAATATCAAAGGTATTATTCTGGTGAAATGATGATTGACAATTGGCTGCCGTTTGAAAAATAAAAAGAATCTCACACTTATCCATAATAGTCCTTCCTGCATTGTATCTGCCAGCTGGAGCTCATGTGCCAAGACCACAGTGTGGACATTCGCAATAACCCAGCATTTTGTTGTGATAAAGCCATCAGTGGAGTTGAACAATAGAAAATAAATAGAATAGAAACCCATTTAATTTAAGACAAAATTAATCAAGGcatgggcccgtatccacaaagcggCTCAGAGTAAAAGTGCTGATCGAGGACCAGGTCCCcacctgtcaaataaataaacacatagtgttattattatgatctaaaaggctaaactgatcctagaacagcactcctactctgagaggctttgtgGATACAGGCTCTGACCTAATACCATTCAGACAGTAGTTCACAGTGGGCTCACCTCggtgagactgtgtgtggtcctgtgctgttcagctggttcctctgtgggttcagaagGAGGTGTCgtctggttgtcctccatgaccTTGGTCCCCTTAGGGTTCCCCAGACTCTCCTCACAACCAtcctccttcaccagcagcacctctggaCCCTCCTCCTGGAAGAGACATGTGATACAGACATACACTCCCTCAGGTACGTACACACAGATAATAAACACACTTTCAACATGGAGTGTTTACGCTTCCCCACTACATGAGTCCAATACTGTAGTTATCGAATAACTTCATTGTTGTTAAACCCATTATGGTGGAAATAAATATGATTTATCATCTCAGATAAGCCTGACTTAACTATTTTGATGTGTACAGtaggtgtttgttagtgtgtgggtatgtgtaggTATATTTAGTAAATGTATATTGGTTGTAAAGCGTGAGATCAGATGTGATGTATTCTAAAGAGACTCTCAATGAAAGTCTTGAAATGAAAAGTCCCATTTCGTGTTTATTAAACAAACAGGTTTTAAACACACCATATGAAAACCACACATACACATGTCTCAACTACAAATCTGCATGAAGTTGATGAATATAATTTGAATTTTCTCATTAAAAGTGTCTTGGGAAAATGTGTGAACATCATATAGCCTACAAAATACAACCACAATATGTTACAGACTTTTGTAGGCTTATTTATgccttatacactgctcaaaaaaataaagggaacactaaaataacacatcctagatctgaatgaattaaatattcttatgaaatactttttatcctagatctgaatgaatgaaatattcttatgaaatacttttttctttacatagttgaatgtgttgacaacaaaatcacacaaaacttatcaatggaaatcaaatgtatcaacccatggaggtctggatttggagtcacactcaaaattaaagtggaaaaccacactacaggctgatccaactttgatgtaatgtccttaaaacaagtcaaaatgaggctcagtagtgtgtgtggcctccacgtgcctgtatgacctccctacaacgcctgggcatgctcctgatgaggtagcggatggtctcctgagggatctcctcccagacctggactaaagcatccgccaactcctggaccgtctgtggtgcaacgtggcgtttgtcgatggagcgagacatgatgtcccagatgtgctcaattggattcagatctggggaatgggcgggccagtccatagcatcaatgccttcctcttgcaggaaatgctgacacactccagccacatgaggtctagcattttcttgcattaggaggaacccagggccaaccgcaccagcatatggtctcacaaggggtctgaggatctcatctcggtacctaatggcagtcaggctacctctggcgagcacatggagggctgtgcggcgccccaaagaaatgccaccccacaccatgactgacccaccgccaaaccggtcatgctggaggatgttgcaggcagcagaacgttctccacggcgtatccagactgtcacatgtgctcagtgtgaacctgctttcatctgtgaagagcacagggcgccagtggcgaatttgccaatcttggtgttctctggcaaatgaaaaatgtcctgcatggtgttgggctgtaagcacaacccccacctgtggacgtcgggccctcataccaccctcatggagtctgtttctgaccgtttgagcagacacatgcacatttgtggcctgctggaggtcattttgcatggctctggcagtgctcctcctgctcctccttgcacaaaggtggaggtagcggtcctgctgctgggttgttgccctcctatggcctcctccacgtctcctgatgtactggcctttctcctggtagcgcctccatgctctggacactacgctaacagacacagcaaaccttcttgccacagctcgcattgatgtgccatcctggatgagctgcactacctgagccacttgtgtggcttgtagactccgtctcatgctaccactagagtgaaagcaccgccagcattcaaaagtgaccaaaacatcagccaggaagaataggaactgagaagtggtctgtggtccccacctgcagaaccactcctttattgggggtgtcttgctaattgcctataatttccacctgttgtctattccatttgcacaacagcatatgacatttattgtcaatcagtgttgcgtcctaagtggacagtttgatttcacagaagtgtgattgacttggagttacattgtgttgtttaagtgttccctttatttttgacGGGATGCAAAATTCTACCCAGGAATATTCAACACTGAAATCTGTTACTCTCTTTATTCCAAATGTATCTATGGATCTTTTCTGCTATGGATCTATGGATCTTTTCTGCTGACAACAATGACCATTCATCTTAGTCTTTAATGCAGGGTTTGATCTAAATGTCAGAAGCTATCGAGTGGAATGGTTACTTTGTATGTTATAGAGTTGAATGGTGTTTTTGCTGATGCATCCTGAGGTAGgtcctctctgagaacctcttcccacAGTGTGTACAGGCAAATGGCTTCTCTCCCGTGTGGACCTTCAAGTGCATCTTCAGCTGGTCCTGacgggagaacctcttctcacactgggggcagctgtagggtttctcccctgtgtggaccctctcgtgcctcttcaggtcaccagcctgggtgaagcgcatgtgacactgggtacatTTGAAGGGTTTTACCCCTGTGTGGAACcgctggtgcctcttcaggttgcCAGCATGGGCAAAGCGCatatgacactgggtacagctgaagggtttcacccctgtgtggaccctctggtggatctcgACCTTCTGTgggcagctgaagcctttgttacagaacatgcaaAAGAACTGCTTCTCTTTACCGCCTGTTGTTGCTCCCTCTCCCCACACCTTGGCCGTTTGGTTgtttgagttcaatacctgatcTAAAAGGATGCAGCCTTGTGAATCGGAAGGCCCCATCGACATGGATACTGGGTGTAAAGGGGAGTGGGTCGAGACATTTAAATTTGTCTCTAAGCTTTCCCTGTAGTCTAAGAAGTCACTGGAGCTGCCATGCGAGTGTCCTTCTCCGAAGTGAGTCTCGTCTGCATTCCATGTCACAGGAACGTCGccctccactttcacagtcaTCTCATCTACGACCAGACcctcccctttcttatctaggcaccgtccagagtatacactactactgtactggttCCAGTTCCCTCTCATTGGATTAGTCTGTGTATCTAAGCCCACAGGCATGTCACCAGGTATCATCTCTGTTGTGTATGAACAGGACGGATCATTGCCAGTCTGTAACGTGTCACCTGAGTCCTGATGGGACAGAACCGTCCTCGGGTTACCGTACTGGAAATATTCTGAGTGAGGAGCAGGACAGCCCAGCCCCGTTAATGTcttggtgtctgtctctgacttgaggaCGGCGATAGgcgttccactgacctccgtgatgctGCGTCGGGTCATGGGTAGCACGGTGGCAGTGGTGGGGTCCTCCGTGGCTACAGGGGGAGCGCCCGTCTGGATGTTACGGCTGTGCCAtggttcctcctctccttcagtcttctCCTGCTTGACCCCAGGACCTGCAGCCTCTGCATCTGCAGACTGACACAAGAAGAGTGGAGGTTATTAACGGTACA is a genomic window of Oncorhynchus tshawytscha isolate Ot180627B linkage group LG11, Otsh_v2.0, whole genome shotgun sequence containing:
- the LOC112261337 gene encoding oocyte zinc finger protein XlCOF7.1 isoform X2, producing the protein MANYMVFHTQIASIMEELANTAVADICKLVDDDYAVFRLEITQSQKENRGLRRKLQLLELKVARERAERTMRERVLASRSSSVNILDRYRGMTRGEGHLTGGHRSFGKPAGHNIWRDDQPITVDEGNGTSSQHVILIESADAEAAGPGVKQEKTEGEEEPWHSRNIQTGAPPVATEDPTTATVLPMTRRSITEVSGTPIAVLKSETDTKTLTGLGCPAPHSEYFQYGNPRTVLSHQDSGDTLQTGNDPSCSYTTEMIPGDMPVGLDTQTNPMRGNWNQYSSSVYSGRCLDKKGEGLVVDEMTVKVEGDVPVTWNADETHFGEGHSHGSSSDFLDYRESLETNLNVSTHSPLHPVSMSMGPSDSQGCILLDQVLNSNNQTAKVWGEGATTGGKEKQFFCMFCNKGFSCPQKVEIHQRVHTGVKPFSCTQCHMRFAHAGNLKRHQRFHTGVKPFKCTQCHMRFTQAGDLKRHERVHTGEKPYSCPQCEKRFSRQDQLKMHLKVHTGEKPFACTHCGKRFSERTYLRMHQQKHHSTL
- the LOC112261337 gene encoding oocyte zinc finger protein XlCOF7.1 isoform X1 — translated: MANVNSMVFHTQIASIMEVLANAAVAEICKVVDDDYAVFRLEITQSQKENRALRRKLQLLELKVSRERAERTLRERVLAISSSVKILDRYRGMTRGEGHLTGGHRSFGKPAGHNIWRDDQPITVDEGNGTSSQHVILIESADAEAAGPGVKQEKTEGEEEPWHSRNIQTGAPPVATEDPTTATVLPMTRRSITEVSGTPIAVLKSETDTKTLTGLGCPAPHSEYFQYGNPRTVLSHQDSGDTLQTGNDPSCSYTTEMIPGDMPVGLDTQTNPMRGNWNQYSSSVYSGRCLDKKGEGLVVDEMTVKVEGDVPVTWNADETHFGEGHSHGSSSDFLDYRESLETNLNVSTHSPLHPVSMSMGPSDSQGCILLDQVLNSNNQTAKVWGEGATTGGKEKQFFCMFCNKGFSCPQKVEIHQRVHTGVKPFSCTQCHMRFAHAGNLKRHQRFHTGVKPFKCTQCHMRFTQAGDLKRHERVHTGEKPYSCPQCEKRFSRQDQLKMHLKVHTGEKPFACTHCGKRFSERTYLRMHQQKHHSTL